CGCGTCTCGGCCGTCCGGCTTCCGATGCGGAAGTCGCGGGTTCCATGGGAATCAGTGAAGCCGAATTCCAGCAGACGGTGATGCGCGTTTCTGGAACGAGCGTACTTTCGCTGAACGACGTATGGTATTCCGGGGACGATTCCGATCACGTTTCGATCGGCGACAGTATCGAGTCTCCGGCAAGTTTGAATCCGGACGTTATCGTCGAGCGGGAAGAGATCCGCCGGGTTATTGCGGAAGCGATTACGGAACTGCCCGAAAAAGAAAAAATGGTACTCGTTTTATATTATCATGAAGATCTGACGTTCAAGGAAATCGGTCAGGTACTCAACGTCAGCGAGTCGCGTATTTCACAGCTGCATACGAAAGCGAATATGCGGCTGCGTTCAAAATTGACCAATATCAGAAAAGGCATCATGTGAGCGGCCGTCCGCCGCGAACTGCCGCCGTTTCTTCCGGGCGCAGAAGGAGTATTGATTGGTAACGCTGGATCTTGTTCGCAGTGATTTGGAGAAAAAACTTCAAAAGGACAAAGCGCTTCATTGCGTGGAAGTCCGAGCCGATACGCTCGACGAAGCGCTGGCAGACGCCGCCGTACAACTCAATACGAAAATTTCGACGCTTGAATACGAAGTGCTGGAAAAAGGATTTTCCGGTTTTCTCGGATTGGTTAAACAGCCGTGGCTTATCCGCGCGTATGTAAGTGCGGAAGCCGTTGCCAAATCCAGAAAAAACCGATCCGACGAATTTGCCTTTATGGACGAAACGGACGATTCGATCGAACCGGCCGACCGCGACGGCGAATTCTTCATTCATTATTTCGGTTCCCATATCAATTTGAAAATCGTGCCGCCGTACGGTTCCGGCAAGAACGTTTCACTGCAGGACGTGCTGAGTAAGCTTGAACGCTCCGACACATTGTCCGTGGATCAGGAAGCGATAAAAAAATACGTGCAGGACGGTACCGGCGGTGTGTATGAAGTCGTCGGCGAATATAAACACGTTCCCGCGGGCGACGCACTGCTGGTCGTCGACGTGACGCGCGACGAAATGCAGGCATCCATAACCGTAACGGCGCCTGCCGTGAGCGGTGCCGAAATTACGGCGGAAGCGATTCAGCGCGCGCTCGAAACGCAGGGCGTCGTCGCCGGTGTCGATCAGCAGAAAATCGACGATTTCGTAGACAAGCCGATATACGGCGTACCGTACGTTGTGGCTGAAGCGATTAGACCGGTGGACGGCCGCGACGCGTATATTGCGTATAATTTTGAAACCGACCGTTCCAAACTGCGCATCAAGGAATCGGCAACCGGACAGGTCAATTTTAAAGAGTTGAATCTGATACAGAACGTCGTGGAAGGGCAGCCTTTGGCGCAGAAAATGCTTCCCGAACGGGGCAAAGCGGGTAAGACGATTTTCGGCCGCTATCTTGAAGCCAAAAACGGCCGGGACATCAATCTGCCGCTCGGTAAAAACGTTATCGTCGATACGGACGGGCGGACTATTCTTGCAGCCATGAACGGACAAGTTTTGCTGATCGGCGATAAAATCAACGTCGAGCCGATTATGGAACTCGAAAACGTATCGATCAAGACCGGAAACATTACGTTCCTTGGAACGGTTATCGTAAAAGGCAACGTCGACGACGGATTCAACGTAAAAGCGTCGGGCAATATCGAAATATACGGAACCGTCGGCAAGAGTTCGCTCGAAGCCGGCGGCGATATTATCGTTTCACTCGGTATTATGGGACGCGACGAAGGAACGATCCGCGCCGGAAAATCGTTGTGGGCAAAATTCATTCAGAATACGACGGTTTCGGTAGAGGAATACGTTATTGTCGCCGACGGTATCATCAACTCGAACGTTACCGCCCGTAAGCGCATCATGCTACAGGGCAAACGCGCCGCAATTATCGGCGGACATTTGTTCGCCACTGAAGAAATCAGCGCGAAGTCGATCGGCAGCAACGGCGGCGGCAGTGAAACGATACTGGAAGTCGGATTCGATCCTGAAGCGAAAATGCGGCTGCTGGAATTGACCGAAAAGCGCAATTCGCTCGCCAAAGAATCGGAAGAAGTAAACCTGAATATTCAGACGCTCGAAAACATGAAAAAAGTGCGGCGGAGTCTCCCTCCTGAAAAAGAAGAAAGTCTCGGTAAGTTCAGCAGCCGTCGCGCCGAAATTGCCGCCGAAACGGAAAAACTCGATACCGAAATTCAGGATATACAAAACCATCTGCGGGAACTGAAAGTTATCGGAAAAGTGTCCGTCTCCGGTACGGTGTACGCCGGAGTAAAAATATTCGTCCGCGACGTAAAAGACGACGTCCGGACGGACGTGAAAAGCGTTACGTTCTTTTATGAAAACGGCTTCGTGCGCCGCGGTAAATACGAGGCGCCTGATGAAGACATAGCGAAGCGGGTTTTCGATGGCTATTCAACCAATTGACCTTCAGACATTGTATTCTCAACTCGGAAACGTTGCCAAAACGGTCGTTCATCAGCAGCAGGGCGCGCAACTTTCAAATTCCATTCAGCAGACGGAACTTGCAAAACGTACCGCCGAAAAAAACAGTACGGTGCAGGAATTGAGTGATGAAGAAAAGGAAATCGTGATGGTCAAAGACCGAAACCTCGGTTCCGGTTCCGCTGCGGATAGCCGGCAGCAAAAGGAACGGGACGCCGATTCCCGGAATGAACCGGAAGCGCCTGCTTCCGAAACGTATTTTACGGACCCCGATCTGGGGCAGCATATTGATATTTCGGGGTGAACATGAGTGCCGTCTTTGCCGGTATCGTTTTAGGCTGTATAAACGTCGCGCTGTGGCTGTTTTTCTTCGTTCGGTTTAAAAAACGGTTTTCTCCGGCAAAAATTCTTGAAGAAATAAAAGTCGAAGTCGATAAACTGATTATCGAAATCAGCCGGGAAACCGACCGCGACATCACGCTCATAGACGCACGTATCAAAGGTCTTAAAGCGCTGATTGAAGAAGCCAACCGGTGTACGGCGCTTGCGACCGGTGAACTCGACAAGCGCAGCCGCGAACATGATATGCTGTCGGCGCTCAAACGTGCCGGCGATAAAGGCAGCTCGCAAAACGATTTGTTTTCCGGGCCGGCACTGGCCGCGCTGGCCGATGTTCCGCCGGATGAAATAACCATATCGGGCGGAAACGGACAGACCGCCGCGGTTCCTTCCGCAGCCGTTCCCGCGGATCCGCTGTTTCCCGAAGAAAAAATACTGCCCGTTATCGTAAAGGCACCGGAACAGATTTCCGTTAAAAAAGACATACGGAGTCAAGTGCTGGAATTGGCGGCGGAAGGATTCGTTCCCGAGGATATTGCGGCAAAGCTCGGCATGTCCGTAACGGAAGTCCAGCTTATCACCGACATGTACGGTTCCGTTTGATCGGCCGTAAAAAAAGCCTCGATTCCATCCGAATGGAACCGAGGCTTGCGTCTGCCCGGCAAGCGGGTCTTTTTTTTACAGTTTTATGCGGAGACTCAAGTTACCGCCCCAAATGTTGCTGCCGAAATTATACGACGCACCGACCGTTGTCTGAATGATAAAAATGTTGAGCGACAATCCGGCGTATGCCTGCGCCTGAAAGTTGTCGAGGAAATCGTCGCTGAATTTCCGTGTAACGGAACCTTTTTCTTCATCTCCGATCGTATAACCGCCGAATGATGCGTTGTATTTCCACGCCCAGTCGTTCTTTGAATCGGAAAGGATTCCCCGTACACCGAAAAACGGCGTTATGATGAAGAACGTCTTTGAAATCTGCGCTTCCGCATAGACTGTTTTCGTGTTGAACGCGACGCTCGTATATACGGCGTTGTCGGAAGCCGACGCCTGAATGGATCCGGTCGTATACATGAATCCGGCGCCGACGGATACTTTGGGCAGAATGACGTTGCCTTTTAAGACCGGAAACCGCACGGAACCGCCGATCGTAAAGAAGTCGACGGTAATGCCCGCTCCGAACGCTTCAAGCGAAACTGCCGGTATTTTCATAAAGCTCAGGCCGAGGTCGAACGGCAGAAAAATACCGCCGATACGCACGTCCGCGGTTACGGTCGGCAAAAAAAGCTTATCAGATGAAATCGAAATGCCGAGTTCGTTCGCTGCCTGCGCGAGCCCCGTCATATCGAGCTGAGCGAATCCGGCGGATATCCCGCCGCCGAAATGCGGCGGAACGCTCGGTATCAGGTTTCCGATCCAGGCGTCGGACCACACACCCTGCTGCGTCGCGGTATTGGGTACCGTGTCGAGCAGCGTCGTTGAAAACGCGTTCAGTCCTTCCGTGATTTTTGTTACGTCGGGAGTAGCGGAAAATGAAACCGCTGTCAAAAACATTGCCGCCGTTACGGCAATTACCGATTTTTTCATTAATGAACCTCCTCATAAAACTCCGGCGAAACCCGCCGGGCGTTACGTTTGCCGTGCAAACCGACACGTGACTGTAAGTAAAAAGTTCTGATCGACGGATGCATCCGCCGGCGGAACCGTGCGGTGAAACTGTCTGCAAGACGCTGCTCCGGCAGGCTTCAACCGACACTTGTACTATAACACAATAACCGGACGCTGACAACCGTCGGAAAAAAATGCGAAAAAAAATTGGAAAGTAATTGACATTTTTTGCGATAGCGGTTAGTATATCAACATCTTGCCGCTGTAGCTCAGTCGGTAGAGCAAAGGACTGAAAATCCTTGTGTCGTTGGTTCGATTCCAACCGGCGGCAAAAGCCTGCATCATGTGATGCGGGCTTTTGTTTTTTAAATTCGTTTGCAAAAAATCGGCCGTATGTACGATTAATTCCGATTATTGTACTTGTGTCCTTTGAGTTAATGCCATATAATAAATGGATATGAATTGGTTGATAGTTGCATCGTCCGCGCAAGCCGCGCAGCTTGATTGTCTGAACGCGCTGCTGCGCACTTATAACGCGCATATTGATGTTTTTTTACCGGATACGCAGGACGTTCCCCGTACCGTATGGGAACGGCTGCCCGATATCGATTACTGCGTTTTCATCTGCGACGTTTCGTTTTGGGAAATTCCGCCCGTTGCGTATATGTTCGGCTATTTGACCGGGAAGGAAATACCGGTGTTCGGCGTCGGAGCGGGGACGGCCTGCGTGCCCGGTGACATTCCGTTTCTTTCCTGCGTGTATCGGCGTTTTGAAACGCTGCCGCTGCTGACCGACATGCTGACAGGTACACTGCCGGAATACGTCCGGAAGGAAAATCAGAAAAAATCCCGTAAAAAATTATTGGAGCAGGGGATTCCGTTCAATCCCGACAGTTTTGCGTTCCACGTTGCTTCAGGAGACGAAAAGGAATGCACGCTCTTTTTGGATGCCGGAATCGACGTGAACAGCCGCGACGCGGCGGGTACTCCGATGCTGTGCACTGCCGTTCGGTATAACCGCAAAAATCTGGTGCAGACTTTTCTCAAACAGGGGGCGGACGTCAACGCCGTTTCAAAAGACCGCGGATATTCTCCGGTGATGGACGCCGTATGGAAGTCGAACGCGGATATCGTGCGGCTTCTGCTGTCGAAAGGAGCCGATATCGGCGGTGTCAGCCGCGACGGGCAGCCGGTGCTGGTGCTTGCGGTCGGAACCGGGAACGAGGAAATTTGCCGTATGCTCGTTGAACACGGTGCGGATCCGGATGCGTGCGATTCTATGGGAATGTCCGCGAACGCATACGCCAAATTGTTCAAAAAAGACGCGCTCGTCGCGTTGTTCGCACAGGCCGGCACCCGAAAAGCAGCGCACGGTGCGGGAGCGTAACCACGATGAAACGAACTTTACTGCGGAGCGAATTCTGCATTGTGTTTACCGGCGGCGGAACCGGCGGACATATTTATCCCGGTCTGGCAGTGGCGGACGAACTGCGCCGGATCTGCCGAGAAACCGATACTGAGTGCCGTATCGTGTGGATCGGCTCTTCGCGCGGAATGGATCGGAAAATCGTTGAATCGAGCGGCAGTGCCGACCGTTTTTACGGAGTGCCGTCGGGAAAATTGCGCCGGTACTTTTCATTGCAAAACGTCGCCGACGTGTTCAAAATCGGCGCGGGGTGTATCGCTTCGTTTTTTTTGCTGCTGAACGTAAAGCCGCGCGCGGTGTTTTCTAAAGGCGGCTTCGTCAGCGTGCCGCCGTGTTTCGCCGCGAAACTGCTTCATATTCCCGTATACACGCACGAATGCGATTTTTCGCCCGGACTCGCGACGAAACTGAACAGTAAAGCGGCGTCCCGGATTCTGCTGTCGTATCGGGAAACCGCGCGTTTTTTCGCACCGTCTTACGCGGCTAAAATCACCGTTACCGGAAATCCCGTGCGTCCCGTTTTTTATTCCGCCTCCGCGGAAAACGGCCGGCGTTTTTTGGGACTTCCCGAAGTCGGCGGTGCGGTAAAGCCGGTGCTGCTGGTTATCGGCGGCAGTTCCGGCGCCCGGCAGCTCAACGAACTGGTACGGCAGAATCTTCCGTTTTTGTGCAGCACGTTTACGGTCGTTCATCAAACCGGTGCGAATCAGGTCGCACCGGAATCGGCGGAGAGTTCCGCGTCTTACGGTGATTCGTACAAACCGTATCCGTTCATTTATGCCGAAATGCCGGACGTGCTGGCCGCTGCGGATATCGTACTGTCACGCGCCGGCGCCAATTCCATTTGGGAATGCGCGGTTCTTGCCAAACCGATGGTTTTGGTGCCGCTGTCCGGAGCCGGTACGCGCGGAGATCAGATAGAAAACGCGCGCTTTTTCGAGCAGGCCGGCGCTGCGGTCGTCCTGTATGAAGACGCTGCCGACGCCGCTCATATGCGCGCCGCACTGGAGCAGTTTACCGATGCCGCCGTCCGCGACCGGTACAGCCGTGCGGCGGCCGCGCTTGCGGGAACCGCTCGTCCGGCGCAGGTAATCGCCGATTTGGTGTATTCGGAGGTACGCGGAAAATGACTTTTGCATTCATAGACGCGGTGTTCGCGGTGATTATTCTTGCATGTGCGATAAACGGAACGATCAAGGGATTCGTCGCGGAGTTGTTCGGCAAGGCGGCCGTCATTCTGGGACTCGTCGTTGCCGTCATATTTTACGGAAACCTTGTGCCGTACGTCGGAAAATGGATTTCGGCCGATTTTTTGGCGCAGGTGGTTTCGTTCGTTTTGATATTTATCGTTACCTATTTATCCGTCAGAATCGTACAGCACTTTATCGGCGGATTTTTTCAGGGTGATATTTTATCTGGGTTGAATCGGGCGCTCGGTTTCTTTTTGGGGATTGCCGAAGGCCTGATCATTACCGCCGTCGTGATCATTCTGTTGTACGCCCAGCCGTGGATAGACATAGACGGGTTGTTTCGCGGCAGTTTTTTTCACGAACTGCTGAAAGGCTTCGTTACGGAACCGATCAGGTACGTGAGTGAAAGGATTACGTGATGTTCGACAACTTGCTTTTTCAGACGGCGGGCGGACTGCTTGCCGAAGATATTCAGCGGGACACGCTGCCGCACGCGGTGTTGTTTTCAGGGCCCGCGTCTTCCGGTAAGCTTACGTGCGCGCTTGAACTTGCGCGCGTGCTGTCGTGCACCGGTACGCCTAAAGGAAACTGGCAGTGCGGCTGCGCGTCGTGCCTGCGGCACAAAGCGCTCGTAGACACGTCCCTGCTGATTGCCGGACCGCGCGACTGTACGCTTGAAATCGCGGCGGCGGCAAAAGCGCTGCTTGAAGCCTGCGCAGCGCGCGCTCCGTACGCGGGCGCCGTCCGTTACCTGTTCGTCCGGAGCGTCCGCAAACTGACGCTCCGGTTCAGTCAGGTTTTATGGGAAGACGACGACAAAGTGTCCAAGATCGCACCCGTAACGAGCTCGATCGACGAATTGCTTGAAGAACTCGATCCCGCGCGCCCGCTTCCCGATGCCGAAACGCTTGAAAAAACGTGCGCCGCGATCCGCTCGCAGTGCGTTAAACTCGAAAGTTCGTTCATGTACGATTCCATTCCCGTAGCCCAGATGCGCCGCGCGAGCGTCTGGGCGCGCTACCGAACCGGTACGGGAAAAAAAGTGCTGATCGTCGAAAACGCCGATCGGATGCAGGAAAGCGTCCGTAACGCGATGCTGAAAATTCTGGAAGAACCGCCCGAAGATACGGTGTTCATTTTGACGACAAGCCGCCGCGGCGCCGTCATGCCGACGATCCTGTCGCGCGTGCGTACGTATGCGTTCGTGGACCGGACGCCGGCGCAGCAGACGGAAGTCGTTAAACGCGTGTTTCACGGCGCGATTGCGGACGGAGATTCGGCGACCGTCGGCTCGTATCTTCAGACATTTTTGCCGGTGGCTCCTGAAACGGCGTCGTCCGCGGGCCGCGATTTTTTCCGTACCGTGTGCGCCGGCGTGCTGCCCGATATCGAATCCGTTGTAAAAACCTGCGGAAACTTCGAGCCGCGTCTGCTTTTAACCGTTTTCCTGAACGGTATCGCCGGCGCGCTGCAGAAATCAGTCAGCGCGGACGGTTTGTCTCCCGAAAACCGCGTGCGGCATGCCGCGTTCGCCGCCGAGTGCACCGCCGCGCTCCGTGAATGCGCGAATCACATCACCGTATATAATCAGAGCGCGTCCGCGGCGCTGGAATTACTGAGCGCCGACGTCAGCCTGCTGTGCAGAAAATTCGGCGGAGGATTGATCGTATGACCGGATTGGTAAAGCGCGTTTCCCGGAAAATTTCAAAACTGAGCGACGAACAGGTCGAACAGCTTTTCGACGCGCTTTCGGACGAAAATGAGATTCTCGACGCGATTTTGGAATCCCTTGCCACCGGACTGCTTATCTGCGACGAATCGTTCCGGCTTTTGCAGGTGAATAAAGCTGCCGAGCGCTTCGTGCCGTTCACCGGCCGGCCGGCGGACGCGCGCAGTCAGGAACTTCCGGTTTGGGAACTGATAAGCGACGCGGAACTGTCGGCTTTTTTGAAATCGTGCAGCACGCAGCAGCGCACCAATATCTGCACGGAGTTCACGCTGGAAACCGCCGGCGGTTCGGTTCGCTTTATAGAAGTATGTCTGATGCCGTTGGTGCGCAAAAAGAAGTTGGCCGGCAATATCATCACCGTAGACGACGTTACCGAACAGCGTCGGCAGGAAACGCTGCTGCGCCGCATGGAAGGATTGGCAAGTCTTACGAATCTTGCGGCGAGCGTCGCACACGAAATCAAAAATCCGCTCGGCAGCATCAGTATCCATATTCAGTTGATTCAGAAAGCTGTCAAAAAAGCCCGCGAAAGCGGCGGAACGCTGCCCGATGAAAAATTTCTCGAAAAGTATCTGAACGTCGTTACGGAAGAAATCGATCGGCTCAACGGAATCGTCGTCGATTTCCTGTTCGCGGTCCGGCCGGTCAACGCGGAATTGCTGCTGCTCGATCCGAACGTGCTGATCACCCAGTTTCTTGAGTTCTGTATGCCCGAATTGACCGAAAAACATATCGAAGTGCAGACGGAACTGATGAAAGATCCGCCCAAGATCCTGCTCGACGAAAAACTGTTCCGGCAGGTCGTGCTGAACCTGATTCAAAATGCCGAAGGCGCCATGAGCGGCGGCGGTATGCTGCTGGTCAGCACGCAGCTTAAAAACGACCGGTTCGTTATCAACATAGCGGACACCGGCGTCGGTATGGATGAAAAAACGTCTGCCCGCATTTTCGAGCCGTATTTTACGACGAAAGCGACCGGAACGGGACTGGGACTCACGATGGTGTATAAAATCATCAAGGAATTTTCGGGCGACATACAAGTGCAGTCGTTTCCCGGCGAGGGTTCGCTGTTCAGCATTACGCTGCCGATACCGCAGCGGGAACGGAAATTGCTGTCGTACCACAAAAATTGACGGGGAATTATGCAGTTTACGATTCTGATTATAGACGATGAAAAAAATATTCGCGAAGGACTTGGCGCTGCGCTCGAACTCGACGGCTACAACGTCAAACTGGCGGAAAACGGTGCGCAGGGACTTGCGTTCGTTGAAAAGGGCGATATCGATTTGGTGATTACCGATCTGCGGATGCCCGGTATTTCAGGCGAACAGGTGATTGCGAAAGTGAAGGGTGAAAGTCCCGGCATTCCGGTTATCGTGCTGACCGGGCACGGCAGCATAGACAGCGCCGTCGACGCGATGCGTAACGGTGCGTACGACTTCCTGACCAAACCGCTCAACATAGACCGGCTGTCGCTTATCGTCAAGCGGGCGCTCGCCGGACGGGAACTGGAAATAC
This sequence is a window from Treponema brennaborense DSM 12168. Protein-coding genes within it:
- the whiG gene encoding RNA polymerase sigma factor WhiG, with amino-acid sequence MAASIFEEKTEDELWLEYKKTKSPALRDAFIRQYMPLVKYVAGKVATGMPGSVEFDDLVGFGQFGLLDAINKYDPDKNVKFKTYAVTRIRGSIFDELRQLDWVPRSVRQKAREIEDAIVALESRLGRPASDAEVAGSMGISEAEFQQTVMRVSGTSVLSLNDVWYSGDDSDHVSIGDSIESPASLNPDVIVEREEIRRVIAEAITELPEKEKMVLVLYYHEDLTFKEIGQVLNVSESRISQLHTKANMRLRSKLTNIRKGIM
- a CDS encoding FapA family protein, producing MVTLDLVRSDLEKKLQKDKALHCVEVRADTLDEALADAAVQLNTKISTLEYEVLEKGFSGFLGLVKQPWLIRAYVSAEAVAKSRKNRSDEFAFMDETDDSIEPADRDGEFFIHYFGSHINLKIVPPYGSGKNVSLQDVLSKLERSDTLSVDQEAIKKYVQDGTGGVYEVVGEYKHVPAGDALLVVDVTRDEMQASITVTAPAVSGAEITAEAIQRALETQGVVAGVDQQKIDDFVDKPIYGVPYVVAEAIRPVDGRDAYIAYNFETDRSKLRIKESATGQVNFKELNLIQNVVEGQPLAQKMLPERGKAGKTIFGRYLEAKNGRDINLPLGKNVIVDTDGRTILAAMNGQVLLIGDKINVEPIMELENVSIKTGNITFLGTVIVKGNVDDGFNVKASGNIEIYGTVGKSSLEAGGDIIVSLGIMGRDEGTIRAGKSLWAKFIQNTTVSVEEYVIVADGIINSNVTARKRIMLQGKRAAIIGGHLFATEEISAKSIGSNGGGSETILEVGFDPEAKMRLLELTEKRNSLAKESEEVNLNIQTLENMKKVRRSLPPEKEESLGKFSSRRAEIAAETEKLDTEIQDIQNHLRELKVIGKVSVSGTVYAGVKIFVRDVKDDVRTDVKSVTFFYENGFVRRGKYEAPDEDIAKRVFDGYSTN
- a CDS encoding ankyrin repeat domain-containing protein codes for the protein MNWLIVASSAQAAQLDCLNALLRTYNAHIDVFLPDTQDVPRTVWERLPDIDYCVFICDVSFWEIPPVAYMFGYLTGKEIPVFGVGAGTACVPGDIPFLSCVYRRFETLPLLTDMLTGTLPEYVRKENQKKSRKKLLEQGIPFNPDSFAFHVASGDEKECTLFLDAGIDVNSRDAAGTPMLCTAVRYNRKNLVQTFLKQGADVNAVSKDRGYSPVMDAVWKSNADIVRLLLSKGADIGGVSRDGQPVLVLAVGTGNEEICRMLVEHGADPDACDSMGMSANAYAKLFKKDALVALFAQAGTRKAAHGAGA
- the murG gene encoding undecaprenyldiphospho-muramoylpentapeptide beta-N-acetylglucosaminyltransferase, encoding MKRTLLRSEFCIVFTGGGTGGHIYPGLAVADELRRICRETDTECRIVWIGSSRGMDRKIVESSGSADRFYGVPSGKLRRYFSLQNVADVFKIGAGCIASFFLLLNVKPRAVFSKGGFVSVPPCFAAKLLHIPVYTHECDFSPGLATKLNSKAASRILLSYRETARFFAPSYAAKITVTGNPVRPVFYSASAENGRRFLGLPEVGGAVKPVLLVIGGSSGARQLNELVRQNLPFLCSTFTVVHQTGANQVAPESAESSASYGDSYKPYPFIYAEMPDVLAAADIVLSRAGANSIWECAVLAKPMVLVPLSGAGTRGDQIENARFFEQAGAAVVLYEDAADAAHMRAALEQFTDAAVRDRYSRAAAALAGTARPAQVIADLVYSEVRGK
- a CDS encoding CvpA family protein gives rise to the protein MTFAFIDAVFAVIILACAINGTIKGFVAELFGKAAVILGLVVAVIFYGNLVPYVGKWISADFLAQVVSFVLIFIVTYLSVRIVQHFIGGFFQGDILSGLNRALGFFLGIAEGLIITAVVIILLYAQPWIDIDGLFRGSFFHELLKGFVTEPIRYVSERIT
- a CDS encoding DNA polymerase III domain-containing protein, whose protein sequence is MFDNLLFQTAGGLLAEDIQRDTLPHAVLFSGPASSGKLTCALELARVLSCTGTPKGNWQCGCASCLRHKALVDTSLLIAGPRDCTLEIAAAAKALLEACAARAPYAGAVRYLFVRSVRKLTLRFSQVLWEDDDKVSKIAPVTSSIDELLEELDPARPLPDAETLEKTCAAIRSQCVKLESSFMYDSIPVAQMRRASVWARYRTGTGKKVLIVENADRMQESVRNAMLKILEEPPEDTVFILTTSRRGAVMPTILSRVRTYAFVDRTPAQQTEVVKRVFHGAIADGDSATVGSYLQTFLPVAPETASSAGRDFFRTVCAGVLPDIESVVKTCGNFEPRLLLTVFLNGIAGALQKSVSADGLSPENRVRHAAFAAECTAALRECANHITVYNQSASAALELLSADVSLLCRKFGGGLIV
- a CDS encoding two-component system sensor histidine kinase NtrB translates to MTGLVKRVSRKISKLSDEQVEQLFDALSDENEILDAILESLATGLLICDESFRLLQVNKAAERFVPFTGRPADARSQELPVWELISDAELSAFLKSCSTQQRTNICTEFTLETAGGSVRFIEVCLMPLVRKKKLAGNIITVDDVTEQRRQETLLRRMEGLASLTNLAASVAHEIKNPLGSISIHIQLIQKAVKKARESGGTLPDEKFLEKYLNVVTEEIDRLNGIVVDFLFAVRPVNAELLLLDPNVLITQFLEFCMPELTEKHIEVQTELMKDPPKILLDEKLFRQVVLNLIQNAEGAMSGGGMLLVSTQLKNDRFVINIADTGVGMDEKTSARIFEPYFTTKATGTGLGLTMVYKIIKEFSGDIQVQSFPGEGSLFSITLPIPQRERKLLSYHKN